One stretch of Maylandia zebra isolate NMK-2024a linkage group LG13, Mzebra_GT3a, whole genome shotgun sequence DNA includes these proteins:
- the zmiz1a gene encoding zinc finger MIZ domain-containing protein 1a isoform X3 — MCNLNPTETSTCRRCQSDSALLSSWCEELGRLLLLRHQKNRQNEPQGKVPMQPGMNSMKPGLTHSDGSFPYDSVPWQQNANQPPGSLSVVTTVWGVTNTSQSQVLGNPMANSNNPMNPGGNPVGSGMSGNAAGLNSPQFNAQQQQFPNKGGSSQSYMQQSMYGRPGYPGGPGGYSGSYSGGPNAPPGGMGMASHTRPPGDFTQPAAAAAAAAVAAAAATATATATATVAALQETQNKDMNQYGQMCPSFQMGHAPAYNSQFMNQPGPRGPPGGMNPSSMGSAMNNPNMSGPPMGINQARTPGMTPFGAHSQRMPQQGYPSGPRQGIPMQGIKRPYPGDGSYGGQQYGPNSQFQQQGQYPSSNASRPLPSPNYPSQRMPGQQGQGQYPPGMPMSQYYKQEPFNGQSTNFSGGGYSYGQGSGPPRPGNYPHSPVPGNPTPPMTPGSSIPPYLSPNQDVKPPFPADMKPNMTALPPPPTIPNEELRLTFPVRDGVVLEPFRLEHNLAVSNHVFHLRPSVHQTLMWRSDLELQFKCYHHEDRQMNTNWPASVQVSVNATPLTIERGDNKTSHKPLHLKHVCQPGRNTIQITVTACCCSHLFVLQLVHRPSVRSVLQGLLKKRLLPAEHCITKIKRNFSSVAASAGNTTLNGEDGVEQTAIKVSLKCPITFRRIQLPARGHDCKHVQCFDLESYLQLNCERGTWRCPVCNKTALLEGLEVDQYMWGILNAIQNSEFEEVTIDPTCSWRPVPIKSELHIKEDPDAPLAKRFKTMSPSQMTMPNVMEMIAQLGPGPGPGSGPGPGPSPYPPHPGQHVSGNGGDYPGAGNSYHTQGNFDFPHGNPSGGGGGPPMNDFIHGPQLSHPPDGPGGLLPQDKPLSHSMNDPMSHSDQSHNSMQQQSLHASPHPGGQTGPPLHHSVQSGQPLHHSGQSSHPPRQSQPQPQPQHPGQNSHPHSDLNFNPSSDGQMGQGAQDMPEPSLDLLPELANPEELLSYLDPPDLPTNSNDDLLSLFENN; from the exons atgtgtaatttGAACCCCACAGAAACCAGCACCTGCAGGAGATGTCAGAGTGATTCAG CCCTGCTGTCGTCGTGGTGCGAGGAGCTGGGTCGCCTCCTCCTTCTGCGTCACCAGAAGAACAGACAGAACGAACCGCAGGGGAAAGTCCCCATGCAGCCCGGCATGAACAGCATGAAGCCCGGCCTCACGCACAG TGATGGCTCATTTCCCTATGACTCTGTCCCCTGGCAACAAAACGCCAACCAGCCCCCTGGGTCATTGTCCGTGGTTACAACAGTGTGGGGCGTTACCAACACATCACAGAGTCAG GTGCTAGGCAACCCAATGGCAAACAGCAATAACCCCATGAATCCTGGGGGTAACCCAGTGGGATCGGGCATGTCTGGCAATGCAGCAGGGCTCAATTCACCCCAGTTCAATGCGCAGCAGCAACAATTCCCAAATAAAGGCGGTTCCAGCCAATCATACATGCAGCAGAGCATGTACGGCAGGCCCGGCTACCCCGGTGGTCCTGGAGGATACAGTGGGAG TTACTCTGGAGGCCCGAATGCACCACCAGGAGGTATGGGAATGGCCTCCCACACACGTCCTCCTGGTGACTTCACCCagccagctgctgcagctgcagctgctgctgttgctgccgcTGCTGCTACCGCGACAGCCACTGCAACAGCCACTGTAGCGGCGCTGCAGGAAACCCAGAATAAAGACATGAACCAGTATGGACAG ATGTGTCCATCGTTCCAGATGGGCCATGCTCCAGCCTACAATAGCCAGTTTATGAATCAGCCAGGCCCACGAGGTCCCCCTGGGGGAATGAATCCATCCAGCATGGGATCTGCCATGAACAACCCCAATATGAGCGGGCCTCCAATGGGTATAAACCAGGCGAGAACCCCAGGCATGACGCCTTTTGGAGCTCACAGCCAGAGGATGCCTCAGCAAGGTTATCCCAGTGGACCTCGACAGGGCATACCCATGCAGGGGATAAAGAGGCCATATCCTGGGGAT GGAAGCTATGGAGGTCAGCAGTATGGGCCAAACAGTCAGTTCCAACAGCAGGGGCAGTATCCCTCATCAAATGCCTCCAGACCATTGCCCTCTCCTAACTACCCCAGCCAGAGGATGCCGGGGCAACAGGGCCAAGGGCAGTACCCGCCTGGCATGCCCATGAGCCAGTACTACAAG CAGGAGCCCTTCAACGGTCAGAGCACCAACTTCTCTGGAGGCGGATACTCTTACGGCCAAGGCAGTGGG CCCCCCAGGCCTGGTAACTACCCACACTCTCCAGTCCCCGGAAACCCCACACCTCCCATGACCCCGGGAAGTAGTATTCCGCCGTATCTGTCGCCAAACCAGGATGTGAAGCCCCCGTTTCCAGCCGACATGAAACCAAATATGACAGCGCTTCCGCCCCCTCCAA CTATCCCCAACGAGGAACTACGTCTGACGTTCCCAGTCAGGGACGGAGTGGTGCTGGAACCGTTCCGCTTGGAGCACAACCTGGCTGTCAGCAACCACGTCTTCCACCTTCGACCGTCCGTCCACCAGACCCTCATGTGGAG GTCTGACCTCGAGCTGCAGTTTAAGTGCTACCATCATGAAGACAGGCAAATGAACACCAACTGGCCTGCTTCCGTCCAGGTCAGCGTCAACGCCACGCCTCTCACCATCGAGAGGGGAGACAACAAAACCTCCCACAAACCCCTGCACCTGAAGCACGTTTGCCAACCCGGGAGGAACACCATCCAAATTACGGTCACCGCATGCTGTTGT TCCCACCTGTTTGTGCTTCAGCTGGTCCACAGGCCATCTGTGCGATCCGTCCTCCAGGGGCTCCTGAAGAAGAGACTCCTCCCTGCAGAACACTGCATCACCAAGA TTAAGAGAAACTTCAGCAGCGTTGCGGCCTCGGCGGGCAACACTACTCTTAACGGGGAAGACGGCGTGGAGCAGACGGCCATTAAAGTGTCTTTGAAATGTCCCATCACGTTCAGACGCATCCAGCTACCTGCGAGGGGGCACGACTGCAAGCATGTTCAG TGCTTTGATCTGGAGTCCTACTTGCAGCTCAACTGTGAGAGGGGGACATGGAGGTGTCCTGTGTGCAA taaAACTGCGTTATTAGAAGGTCTGGAGGTGGATCAGTACATGTGGGGAATCCTGAATGCCATCCAAAA TTCAGAGTTTGAGGAGGTAACTATAGACCCCACATGTAGCTGGCGACCTGTCCCCATCAAGTCTGAGCTACACATCAAAGAAGACCCCGACGCACCGCTGGCCAAGCGCTTTAAAACAATGAGCCCGAGTCAGATGACCATGCCTAATGTGATGGAAATGATCGCACAGCTAGGGCCAGGCCCCGGCCCAGGATCTGGACCCGGACCTGGGCCGAGTCCATACCCACCACACCCCGGTCAACATGTTAGTGGCAACGGGGGAGATTACCCGGGAGCAG GCAACAGCTACCACACCCAGGGGAATTTCGACTTCCCTCACGGGAACCCCTCCGGAGGTGGAGGGGGTCCCCCTATGAATGACTTCATCCATGGACCTCAGCTATCCCATCCTCCGGACGGGCCTGGTGGTCTCCTCCCACAGGATAAGCCCCTCAGCCACAGCATGAATGATCCA ATGTCCCATTCCGATCAGTCCCATAACTCCATGCAGCAGCAGAGCTTGCATGCGTCTCCCCACCCCGGCGGCCAAACAGGGCCGCCTTTACATCACAGTGTCCAGTCAGGGCAGCCCTTGCATCACAGTGGCCAATCATCGCACCCGCCTCGCCAGTCGCAGCCTCAGCCGCAGCCTCAGCATCCCGGGCAGAACAGTCATCCTCACAGCGATCTGAACTTTAACCCCTCCTCAGATGGGCAGATGGGTCAGGGAGCCCAGGATATGCCCGAACCCTCCCTGGAT TTGCTTCCCGAACTGGCgaatccagaagagctgctctCGTACCTGGACCCCCCCGACCTTCCCACCAACAGCAACGACGACCTCCTCTCCCTTTTTGAGAACAACTAG
- the zmiz1a gene encoding zinc finger MIZ domain-containing protein 1a isoform X5: MQPGMNSMKPGLTHSDGSFPYDSVPWQQNANQPPGSLSVVTTVWGVTNTSQSQVLGNPMANSNNPMNPGGNPVGSGMSGNAAGLNSPQFNAQQQQFPNKGGSSQSYMQQSMYGRPGYPGGPGGYSGSYSGGPNAPPGGMGMASHTRPPGDFTQPAAAAAAAAVAAAAATATATATATVAALQETQNKDMNQYGQMCPSFQMGHAPAYNSQFMNQPGPRGPPGGMNPSSMGSAMNNPNMSGPPMGINQARTPGMTPFGAHSQRMPQQGYPSGPRQGIPMQGIKRPYPGDGSYGGQQYGPNSQFQQQGQYPSSNASRPLPSPNYPSQRMPGQQGQGQYPPGMPMSQYYKQEPFNGQSTNFSGGGYSYGQGSGPPRPGNYPHSPVPGNPTPPMTPGSSIPPYLSPNQDVKPPFPADMKPNMTALPPPPTIPNEELRLTFPVRDGVVLEPFRLEHNLAVSNHVFHLRPSVHQTLMWRSDLELQFKCYHHEDRQMNTNWPASVQVSVNATPLTIERGDNKTSHKPLHLKHVCQPGRNTIQITVTACCCSHLFVLQLVHRPSVRSVLQGLLKKRLLPAEHCITKIKRNFSSVAASAGNTTLNGEDGVEQTAIKVSLKCPITFRRIQLPARGHDCKHVQCFDLESYLQLNCERGTWRCPVCNKTALLEGLEVDQYMWGILNAIQNSEFEEVTIDPTCSWRPVPIKSELHIKEDPDAPLAKRFKTMSPSQMTMPNVMEMIAQLGPGPGPGSGPGPGPSPYPPHPGQHVSGNGGDYPGAGNSYHTQGNFDFPHGNPSGGGGGPPMNDFIHGPQLSHPPDGPGGLLPQDKPLSHSMNDPMSHSDQSHNSMQQQSLHASPHPGGQTGPPLHHSVQSGQPLHHSGQSSHPPRQSQPQPQPQHPGQNSHPHSDLNFNPSSDGQMGQGAQDMPEPSLDLLPELANPEELLSYLDPPDLPTNSNDDLLSLFENN, from the exons ATGCAGCCCGGCATGAACAGCATGAAGCCCGGCCTCACGCACAG TGATGGCTCATTTCCCTATGACTCTGTCCCCTGGCAACAAAACGCCAACCAGCCCCCTGGGTCATTGTCCGTGGTTACAACAGTGTGGGGCGTTACCAACACATCACAGAGTCAG GTGCTAGGCAACCCAATGGCAAACAGCAATAACCCCATGAATCCTGGGGGTAACCCAGTGGGATCGGGCATGTCTGGCAATGCAGCAGGGCTCAATTCACCCCAGTTCAATGCGCAGCAGCAACAATTCCCAAATAAAGGCGGTTCCAGCCAATCATACATGCAGCAGAGCATGTACGGCAGGCCCGGCTACCCCGGTGGTCCTGGAGGATACAGTGGGAG TTACTCTGGAGGCCCGAATGCACCACCAGGAGGTATGGGAATGGCCTCCCACACACGTCCTCCTGGTGACTTCACCCagccagctgctgcagctgcagctgctgctgttgctgccgcTGCTGCTACCGCGACAGCCACTGCAACAGCCACTGTAGCGGCGCTGCAGGAAACCCAGAATAAAGACATGAACCAGTATGGACAG ATGTGTCCATCGTTCCAGATGGGCCATGCTCCAGCCTACAATAGCCAGTTTATGAATCAGCCAGGCCCACGAGGTCCCCCTGGGGGAATGAATCCATCCAGCATGGGATCTGCCATGAACAACCCCAATATGAGCGGGCCTCCAATGGGTATAAACCAGGCGAGAACCCCAGGCATGACGCCTTTTGGAGCTCACAGCCAGAGGATGCCTCAGCAAGGTTATCCCAGTGGACCTCGACAGGGCATACCCATGCAGGGGATAAAGAGGCCATATCCTGGGGAT GGAAGCTATGGAGGTCAGCAGTATGGGCCAAACAGTCAGTTCCAACAGCAGGGGCAGTATCCCTCATCAAATGCCTCCAGACCATTGCCCTCTCCTAACTACCCCAGCCAGAGGATGCCGGGGCAACAGGGCCAAGGGCAGTACCCGCCTGGCATGCCCATGAGCCAGTACTACAAG CAGGAGCCCTTCAACGGTCAGAGCACCAACTTCTCTGGAGGCGGATACTCTTACGGCCAAGGCAGTGGG CCCCCCAGGCCTGGTAACTACCCACACTCTCCAGTCCCCGGAAACCCCACACCTCCCATGACCCCGGGAAGTAGTATTCCGCCGTATCTGTCGCCAAACCAGGATGTGAAGCCCCCGTTTCCAGCCGACATGAAACCAAATATGACAGCGCTTCCGCCCCCTCCAA CTATCCCCAACGAGGAACTACGTCTGACGTTCCCAGTCAGGGACGGAGTGGTGCTGGAACCGTTCCGCTTGGAGCACAACCTGGCTGTCAGCAACCACGTCTTCCACCTTCGACCGTCCGTCCACCAGACCCTCATGTGGAG GTCTGACCTCGAGCTGCAGTTTAAGTGCTACCATCATGAAGACAGGCAAATGAACACCAACTGGCCTGCTTCCGTCCAGGTCAGCGTCAACGCCACGCCTCTCACCATCGAGAGGGGAGACAACAAAACCTCCCACAAACCCCTGCACCTGAAGCACGTTTGCCAACCCGGGAGGAACACCATCCAAATTACGGTCACCGCATGCTGTTGT TCCCACCTGTTTGTGCTTCAGCTGGTCCACAGGCCATCTGTGCGATCCGTCCTCCAGGGGCTCCTGAAGAAGAGACTCCTCCCTGCAGAACACTGCATCACCAAGA TTAAGAGAAACTTCAGCAGCGTTGCGGCCTCGGCGGGCAACACTACTCTTAACGGGGAAGACGGCGTGGAGCAGACGGCCATTAAAGTGTCTTTGAAATGTCCCATCACGTTCAGACGCATCCAGCTACCTGCGAGGGGGCACGACTGCAAGCATGTTCAG TGCTTTGATCTGGAGTCCTACTTGCAGCTCAACTGTGAGAGGGGGACATGGAGGTGTCCTGTGTGCAA taaAACTGCGTTATTAGAAGGTCTGGAGGTGGATCAGTACATGTGGGGAATCCTGAATGCCATCCAAAA TTCAGAGTTTGAGGAGGTAACTATAGACCCCACATGTAGCTGGCGACCTGTCCCCATCAAGTCTGAGCTACACATCAAAGAAGACCCCGACGCACCGCTGGCCAAGCGCTTTAAAACAATGAGCCCGAGTCAGATGACCATGCCTAATGTGATGGAAATGATCGCACAGCTAGGGCCAGGCCCCGGCCCAGGATCTGGACCCGGACCTGGGCCGAGTCCATACCCACCACACCCCGGTCAACATGTTAGTGGCAACGGGGGAGATTACCCGGGAGCAG GCAACAGCTACCACACCCAGGGGAATTTCGACTTCCCTCACGGGAACCCCTCCGGAGGTGGAGGGGGTCCCCCTATGAATGACTTCATCCATGGACCTCAGCTATCCCATCCTCCGGACGGGCCTGGTGGTCTCCTCCCACAGGATAAGCCCCTCAGCCACAGCATGAATGATCCA ATGTCCCATTCCGATCAGTCCCATAACTCCATGCAGCAGCAGAGCTTGCATGCGTCTCCCCACCCCGGCGGCCAAACAGGGCCGCCTTTACATCACAGTGTCCAGTCAGGGCAGCCCTTGCATCACAGTGGCCAATCATCGCACCCGCCTCGCCAGTCGCAGCCTCAGCCGCAGCCTCAGCATCCCGGGCAGAACAGTCATCCTCACAGCGATCTGAACTTTAACCCCTCCTCAGATGGGCAGATGGGTCAGGGAGCCCAGGATATGCCCGAACCCTCCCTGGAT TTGCTTCCCGAACTGGCgaatccagaagagctgctctCGTACCTGGACCCCCCCGACCTTCCCACCAACAGCAACGACGACCTCCTCTCCCTTTTTGAGAACAACTAG